A region of Trichocoleus sp. FACHB-46 DNA encodes the following proteins:
- a CDS encoding S8 family serine peptidase, with protein MTQPWMLNSLAGLWGGLSVTVLPASFQVAGSSLGEAGIDAYRLQAPPYNLTGNKVAIGQVEIGRPGKFGVDKAVNQSWAIALLRVFFRDGPAKGNTHVDGHAQNVASIMVSADPTMRGVAPKARLYASAVGLLQRNGQPEECLSAQHVAQQNGGDIRAINFSFGESLQQDPRPRARLDGNALLTQCLDWSTRAHDVLYVVAGNQGRGGISIPTDNFNGVNVAFTRRLTSNGPFAQVDAANLGDEVISPSQRSLGLESNVGPRRAISLVAPGSNIVALNPDGKTTRVTGTSFAAPHVTASVALLQEFGDAAMRRKSNQWGLDARRHEVMKAVLLNSADKVRDRGDGWTLGMSRTILDRNQQDWFASDAYRDRTIPLNLHMGTGQLNTFRAYQQFQPGQWNPTTPVPPIGWDYRTVATQAKSSFQDYVLEQPLQQGSFVSVTLAWARRVELQDQNRNGEYDINESFSDRGLNNLDLYLMRAEDNDPADSIWASVSEVDSVEHIFYAIPTTGRYKIRVLYRQQMNQATQPYGLAWWTVPAR; from the coding sequence GTGACTCAGCCGTGGATGTTGAACAGCTTAGCAGGGTTATGGGGAGGACTCAGTGTTACTGTTCTGCCTGCCTCCTTCCAGGTTGCTGGAAGCTCGCTGGGTGAAGCGGGCATTGATGCCTATCGGTTGCAAGCTCCCCCCTACAACCTTACGGGCAACAAAGTTGCGATTGGTCAGGTAGAAATCGGTCGTCCGGGTAAGTTTGGTGTCGATAAGGCCGTTAATCAAAGCTGGGCGATCGCGCTGTTGCGGGTCTTCTTTCGAGATGGCCCTGCTAAAGGCAACACCCACGTTGATGGTCACGCTCAAAATGTGGCCAGCATCATGGTTAGCGCTGATCCAACCATGCGGGGCGTAGCACCTAAAGCGCGGCTTTATGCGTCTGCGGTTGGCTTATTGCAGCGTAACGGCCAACCAGAAGAATGTTTATCAGCCCAGCATGTGGCGCAGCAAAATGGGGGAGACATCCGGGCCATTAACTTCAGCTTTGGGGAATCGCTACAACAAGACCCGCGCCCCAGAGCCCGTCTTGATGGCAATGCCCTACTCACCCAATGTCTAGATTGGTCCACTCGCGCCCATGACGTTTTGTATGTTGTCGCTGGTAATCAGGGGAGAGGAGGCATTTCCATTCCCACGGACAACTTTAATGGCGTAAATGTCGCTTTTACTCGCCGTTTAACCAGTAATGGGCCTTTTGCGCAGGTAGATGCAGCTAACTTAGGTGATGAGGTTATTTCCCCATCCCAGCGATCGCTTGGTCTGGAGAGCAACGTGGGTCCGCGTCGCGCTATTAGCTTGGTGGCTCCTGGCAGTAACATCGTGGCGCTGAACCCAGATGGCAAAACCACCAGAGTTACTGGTACCAGTTTTGCGGCACCCCACGTCACAGCTAGCGTGGCTTTGTTACAAGAATTTGGCGATGCTGCGATGCGCCGAAAAAGCAATCAGTGGGGGTTGGATGCTCGCCGCCACGAAGTGATGAAAGCAGTTTTGCTCAACTCAGCAGATAAAGTCCGAGACCGAGGCGACGGTTGGACTTTAGGCATGAGCCGCACCATTTTGGATCGCAATCAGCAAGACTGGTTCGCTTCAGATGCCTACCGCGATCGCACGATTCCCCTCAACCTGCATATGGGCACGGGACAACTCAACACGTTTCGCGCCTACCAACAATTTCAACCAGGCCAATGGAACCCAACAACGCCAGTTCCTCCGATTGGTTGGGATTACAGAACTGTAGCGACGCAAGCGAAGAGTTCGTTTCAGGACTATGTGCTGGAGCAGCCTCTACAACAAGGCAGCTTTGTCTCTGTCACCTTGGCTTGGGCTCGGCGAGTGGAGTTACAAGACCAAAATCGCAATGGTGAGTATGATATCAACGAGAGCTTTAGCGATCGCGGCCTGAATAATCTAGATCTGTATTTGATGCGAGCTGAGGATAATGACCCAGCGGATAGCATCTGGGCCTCGGTTAGTGAAGTTGATAGCGTTGAGCATATTTTTTACGCGATTCCTACGACGGGGCGGTATAAAATCCGGGTTCTGTATCGCCAGCAGATGAATCAAGCAACTCAACCCTATGGGCTGGCTTGGTGGACTGTTCCGGCTCGTTAA
- a CDS encoding AI-2E family transporter has product MADDRLQLKTQSEPPVQRPTQARRLLNWWQSLKPFPRFLAIALAAPLLVLNAWALALMFEYFHSLIVILIGASLIAFLLNYPVSWLERHGAQRQQAAILVFLLALSVLLALGVTLVPLVFSQAQQLVSRLPDWIDSGRRQLLMLNERAEALNLPVNFDALVVQINDRLKGQLQGIAGQALNLAVITVTSLLDGLLTIVLSFYLLQHSDRLWFSVVEWLPAPVRQPFTQTLRLSFQNFFIGQLILATCMASALIPTFLWLKVPFGLLFGLTIGLMALVPFGGTVGIALVTLLVTLQNVWLGLRVLIASVIVQQILENLIAPRILGSMTGLNPVWVLISILAGARVGGLLGVIVAVPTAVVIKTALMALRSPNLGQAASHNFVTEGPSLAAPRTIVETAPMHPPEDPTLKEVPEA; this is encoded by the coding sequence GTGGCTGATGATCGGTTGCAACTAAAAACTCAATCTGAACCCCCTGTCCAGCGGCCTACGCAAGCTCGGCGGCTGTTGAATTGGTGGCAATCTCTCAAGCCGTTTCCGCGCTTTTTGGCGATCGCGCTGGCAGCACCCCTCCTCGTGCTGAATGCTTGGGCACTGGCGTTGATGTTCGAGTACTTCCACTCCCTGATTGTGATTTTGATTGGCGCGTCTTTGATCGCCTTTCTGCTCAACTACCCAGTCAGTTGGTTGGAGCGGCATGGCGCACAACGGCAGCAAGCAGCAATTTTGGTGTTTCTGTTAGCTTTGTCGGTGTTGTTGGCCTTGGGCGTGACGCTGGTGCCTTTGGTGTTCAGCCAAGCTCAACAATTAGTCAGTCGCTTGCCCGACTGGATTGACTCTGGGCGGCGGCAATTGCTGATGTTGAATGAGCGGGCGGAAGCGTTGAATTTGCCCGTTAATTTTGATGCCTTGGTAGTGCAAATCAACGATCGCTTGAAGGGACAATTACAAGGAATTGCAGGGCAAGCACTCAACTTGGCGGTAATTACAGTTACAAGTTTGCTAGATGGTCTATTGACCATTGTGCTGTCGTTTTACTTGCTGCAACACAGCGATCGCCTCTGGTTCAGCGTAGTCGAGTGGCTACCCGCTCCCGTGCGTCAGCCTTTCACCCAGACGTTGCGACTGAGTTTTCAGAACTTTTTCATTGGGCAGTTGATTCTTGCCACCTGCATGGCCTCCGCCTTGATTCCCACATTTTTGTGGTTGAAGGTGCCTTTTGGCTTGTTGTTTGGCTTGACCATTGGTTTGATGGCCTTGGTGCCCTTTGGCGGTACCGTCGGCATTGCCCTCGTGACGCTACTGGTAACTTTGCAAAACGTGTGGCTAGGGCTGCGAGTCTTGATTGCCTCGGTCATCGTCCAGCAGATTCTGGAAAACTTGATTGCCCCCCGAATCTTGGGCAGTATGACAGGCCTAAACCCAGTCTGGGTCCTAATCTCTATTTTGGCAGGGGCACGGGTCGGTGGATTGCTCGGTGTAATTGTGGCGGTGCCCACAGCAGTCGTGATCAAGACTGCTTTAATGGCCTTGCGATCGCCCAACCTCGGCCAAGCCGCAAGTCACAATTTTGTGACGGAAGGGCCCAGTCTCGCTGCTCCACGTACGATTGTGGAAACCGCACCCATGCACCCGCCAGAAGACCCCACGCTCAAAGAGGTACCAGAAGCTTAG
- the rpe gene encoding ribulose-phosphate 3-epimerase, producing MTQPQSEKQIVIAPSILSADFSRLGDEIRAVDAAGADWIHVDVMDGRFVPNITIGPLIVEAIRPVTQKPLDVHLMIVEPEKYVEGFAKAGADIISVHCEHNASPHLHRTLCQIRELGKKAGVVLNPSTPLELIDYVLEVCDLILIMSVNPGFGGQSFIPAVLPKIRKLRQICDERGLDPWIEVDGGLKANNTWQVLEAGANAVVAGSAVFNAPDYATAIEGIRNSKRPELATV from the coding sequence ATGACGCAGCCGCAATCCGAGAAACAGATAGTTATCGCTCCATCCATCCTATCAGCCGACTTTAGCCGTTTGGGAGACGAAATTCGTGCAGTAGATGCAGCAGGAGCAGACTGGATTCACGTAGATGTGATGGATGGCCGCTTTGTTCCTAACATCACAATTGGTCCGCTGATTGTAGAAGCGATTCGCCCCGTAACTCAGAAGCCTTTAGATGTCCACCTGATGATTGTGGAACCAGAGAAGTACGTAGAAGGTTTTGCTAAGGCTGGAGCCGATATTATCTCTGTACATTGCGAGCACAATGCTTCTCCCCACCTGCATCGCACCCTCTGTCAAATTAGAGAACTCGGTAAGAAAGCTGGCGTAGTCCTCAATCCCTCTACCCCACTAGAATTGATTGACTACGTTCTAGAAGTTTGTGACCTCATTTTGATCATGAGTGTCAACCCTGGCTTTGGTGGTCAAAGCTTTATTCCTGCGGTCCTGCCTAAGATTCGCAAACTGCGTCAAATCTGTGATGAGCGAGGTCTCGATCCTTGGATTGAAGTGGATGGTGGCCTCAAGGCTAACAATACTTGGCAAGTTTTAGAAGCAGGTGCTAACGCGGTCGTGGCTGGTTCTGCAGTCTTCAATGCACCCGATTATGCAACTGCGATCGAAGGTATCCGCAACAGCAAGCGTCCTGAGCTAGCTACAGTCTAA
- a CDS encoding serpin family protein: protein MNLRSLQRVGTITAGTLLLLSLVGSWQLVTLSAAQARPNASVRPQAQATTSQSEALDRKLVTANTTFGFKLFAQALKADAGKNVFISPSSVAIALAMTYNGAEGETQQAMAKALELQGLSLADVNRSNAALISGLQKADPAVEVAIANSLWTQKGTGFQREFLQRNQQFYKAQITELDFTQPQAASQINRWVQQKTRGKISQIVDQVQPNLVLLLLNAVYFKGKWSEAFDAAATVERPFTLANGTRKQHPLMTQTGEYDYYETNKFQAVSLPYGEGRLSLYLFLPKSKSNLPSFYRDLTAANWEQWMKEFRNRPGSVQIPKFKLEYDLNLNNALKTLGMGIAFNGSKADFSGMSQADLAIDQVRHKTFVEVNEVGTEATAATSVEMIVTSTQFPPTPFKLVADRPFFYAIRDNQTGSLLFMGSMVNPQT from the coding sequence ATGAATTTACGGTCATTGCAACGAGTTGGCACGATTACCGCTGGCACCCTGTTACTGCTTAGCTTGGTCGGTAGCTGGCAACTGGTGACGCTTAGCGCTGCCCAGGCACGGCCTAATGCTTCTGTGCGGCCTCAGGCTCAGGCAACCACTTCGCAGTCAGAGGCCCTTGATCGTAAACTTGTGACTGCCAACACCACCTTTGGCTTCAAGCTATTTGCCCAAGCTCTGAAAGCTGATGCTGGCAAGAATGTATTTATCTCACCCTCCAGTGTTGCGATCGCCTTAGCGATGACCTACAACGGAGCCGAGGGAGAGACGCAGCAAGCAATGGCGAAAGCGCTGGAACTGCAAGGGTTAAGCTTAGCGGACGTGAACCGCAGCAATGCAGCCCTGATCTCAGGATTGCAAAAAGCAGACCCAGCGGTAGAAGTAGCGATCGCCAACTCGTTGTGGACCCAAAAAGGCACGGGATTCCAACGAGAATTTTTGCAGCGCAACCAACAGTTCTACAAAGCCCAAATCACGGAACTGGATTTCACCCAGCCTCAGGCAGCTAGCCAGATCAACCGTTGGGTGCAGCAGAAGACCCGAGGTAAAATCAGCCAGATTGTGGACCAAGTGCAACCGAATTTGGTGCTGTTGCTACTCAATGCGGTCTATTTCAAAGGCAAGTGGAGCGAAGCCTTCGACGCAGCAGCTACGGTAGAGCGTCCTTTTACGCTGGCGAATGGTACCCGCAAGCAGCACCCCCTGATGACCCAAACCGGGGAATACGATTATTACGAAACTAATAAGTTTCAAGCGGTAAGCCTGCCTTATGGAGAAGGGCGCTTGAGCTTGTATCTGTTTTTGCCTAAATCTAAATCTAATCTGCCGTCCTTCTACCGCGATTTAACCGCCGCTAATTGGGAGCAATGGATGAAGGAGTTCCGAAATCGTCCCGGTTCCGTTCAAATTCCCAAGTTCAAGCTAGAGTACGACCTCAATCTCAACAACGCGTTGAAAACGTTGGGCATGGGCATTGCTTTCAATGGCAGCAAGGCAGATTTCTCGGGAATGAGTCAGGCAGATTTGGCGATCGATCAGGTGCGACACAAAACCTTTGTGGAAGTCAACGAAGTCGGCACTGAAGCAACAGCAGCAACTTCGGTAGAGATGATCGTCACCTCAACTCAATTTCCACCAACGCCGTTCAAGCTAGTGGCCGATCGCCCCTTCTTTTACGCAATCCGAGACAATCAAACAGGTAGCTTGCTGTTCATGGGTTCGATGGTAAATCCTCAGACCTAG
- a CDS encoding SOS response-associated peptidase: MCGRFTQSQSAATIAATFHLAAVPDLAPRYNIAPTQPIMAILATAEPAEPPERQLRQLRWGLIPSWAKDMSMGSRLINARSETVAEKPAFRSAFRQRRCLIVADGFYEWQRLEKKKQPFYFRLQDQQPFAFAGLWEHWQTPEGDRLDSCTILTTQANALLSSIHDRMPVILPPESHDLWLDPTVREPEQLQPWLQPYAAEAMTAYPVSTKVNSPAYDHAECINSL; the protein is encoded by the coding sequence ATGTGTGGACGATTTACTCAGAGCCAATCCGCAGCAACCATTGCTGCCACATTTCACTTAGCGGCAGTACCTGATCTCGCACCCCGGTACAATATTGCGCCGACGCAGCCGATCATGGCAATTCTCGCGACCGCAGAACCCGCAGAACCGCCCGAGCGACAGTTGCGACAGTTGCGCTGGGGACTGATTCCCAGTTGGGCTAAAGATATGAGTATGGGATCTCGGTTGATTAATGCTCGCTCGGAAACAGTGGCGGAGAAGCCTGCTTTTAGATCAGCATTTCGGCAAAGACGTTGCCTGATTGTGGCAGATGGTTTTTATGAGTGGCAGCGCTTAGAGAAGAAAAAGCAACCCTTCTACTTCCGGCTGCAAGATCAGCAACCGTTTGCCTTCGCAGGGCTGTGGGAGCATTGGCAAACCCCAGAGGGCGATCGCCTTGATTCCTGCACCATTCTCACTACTCAAGCCAATGCGTTACTCAGCTCAATTCACGATCGCATGCCAGTGATTTTGCCTCCGGAAAGCCATGACTTGTGGCTTGATCCCACTGTGCGCGAGCCTGAGCAGTTGCAACCCTGGCTCCAGCCTTATGCAGCCGAGGCTATGACTGCTTACCCGGTTAGCACCAAAGTCAACAGTCCTGCCTATGACCATGCTGAATGTATCAACAGTCTTTAA